One region of Rattus norvegicus strain BN/NHsdMcwi chromosome 13, GRCr8, whole genome shotgun sequence genomic DNA includes:
- the Tmcc2 gene encoding transmembrane and coiled-coil domains protein 2 isoform X4, with amino-acid sequence MKSREKETGDKGDLVALSLPSGPGHGDTDGPISLDVPDGAPDPQRTKAAIDHLHQKILKITEQIKIEQEARDDNVAEYLKLANNADKQQVSRIKQVFEKKNQKSAQTIAQLHKKLEQYRRRLKEIEQNGPSRQPKDVLRDMQQGLKDVGANMRAGISGFGGGVVEGVKGSLSGLSQATHTAVVSKPREFASLIRNKFGSADNIAHLKDPMEDGPPEEAARALSGSATLVSSPKYGSDDECSSASASSAGAGSNSGAGPAGALGSPRSNTLYGAPGNLDTLLEELREIKDGQSHLEDSMEDLKTQLQRDYTYMTQCLQEERYRYERLEEQLNDLTELHQNEMTNLKQELASMEEKVAYQSYERARDIQEAVESCLTRVTKLELQQQQQQVVQLEGVENANARALLGKFINVILALMAVLLVFVSTIANFITPLMKTRLRITSTALLLLVLFLLWKHWDSLTYLLEHVLLPS; translated from the exons GGTGACAAGGGAGATCTTGTGGCCCTGAGCCTCCCCTCTGGCCCTGGCCATGGTGACACTGATGGACCCATCAGCCTGGATGTGCCAGATGGAGCGCCAGACCCCCAGCGGACTAAGGCTGCCATTGACCACCTGCACCAAAAGATCCTGAAGATCACTGAGCAGATCAAGATCGAGCAGGAGGCGCGGGATGATAACGTGGCTGAGTACCTGAAGCTGGCCAACAATGCGGACAAGCAGCAGGTGTCGCGCATCAAGCAGGTGTTTGAAAAGAAGAACCAGAAGTCAGCCCAGACCATCGCCCAGCTGCACAAGAAACTGGAGCAGTACCGTCGGCGCCTGAAGGAGATCGAGCAGAATGGGCCCTCGAGGCAGCCCAAGGATGTGCTACGTGATATGCAGCAAGGGCTGAAGGATGTAGGCGCCAACATGCGTGCCGGCATCAGTGGCTTCGGGGGTGGCGTGGTGGAGGGCGTCAAGGGCAGTCTCTCTGGCCTCTCGCAAGCCACCCACACTGCAGTGGTGTCCAAGCCCCGGGAGTTCGCCAGCCTCATTCGCAACAAGTTCGGCAGTGCGGACAACATCGCCCACCTCAAGGACCCTATGGAAGATGGACCCCCTGAAGAGGCAGCCCGGGCGCTGAGTGGCAGTGCCACATTGGTTTCCAGCCCCAAGTACGGCAGTGACGATGAATGCTCGAGTGCCAGTGCCAGCTCAGCTGGAGCAGGCAGCAACTCCGGGGCTGGGCCAGCAGGCGCACTGGGGAGCCCTAGATCCAACACTCTTTATGGTGCCCCTGGAAATCTGGACACTCTGCTGGAGGAGCTTAGGGAGATAAAGGATGGCCAGTCACACCTGGAGGACTCCATGGAGGACTTGAAGACTCAGCTGCAGAGGGACTACACTTACATGACCCAGTGCCTGCAAGAAGAGCGCTACAG GTATGAGAGGCTGGAGGAGCAGCTGAACGACCTGACTGAGCTTCACCAGAATGAGATGACCAACCTAAAGCAGGAGCTTGCCAGCATGGAGGAGAAGGTGGCCTACCAGTCCTACGAGAGGGCCCGGGATATTCAG GAGGCCGTGGAGTCTTGCCTGACCCGTGTCACCAAGCtggagctgcagcagcagcagcagcaggtggtGCAGTTAGAAGGTGTAGAGAACGCCAACGCGCGCGCTCTGCTGGGCAAGTTCATCAACGTGATCCTGGCACTCATGGCAGTGCTGCTGGTGTTTGTGTCCACCATTGCCAACTTCATCACGCCCCTCATGAAGACGCGCCTCCGTATCACCAGCACCGCCCTCCTGCTCCTCGTCCTCTTCCTACTCTGGAAGCACTGGGACTCGCTCACCTACCTCCTGGAGCATGTGCTGCTGCCCAGCTGA
- the Tmcc2 gene encoding transmembrane and coiled-coil domains protein 2 isoform X5 → MSYLCLAEGDKGDLVALSLPSGPGHGDTDGPISLDVPDGAPDPQRTKAAIDHLHQKILKITEQIKIEQEARDDNVAEYLKLANNADKQQVSRIKQVFEKKNQKSAQTIAQLHKKLEQYRRRLKEIEQNGPSRQPKDVLRDMQQGLKDVGANMRAGISGFGGGVVEGVKGSLSGLSQATHTAVVSKPREFASLIRNKFGSADNIAHLKDPMEDGPPEEAARALSGSATLVSSPKYGSDDECSSASASSAGAGSNSGAGPAGALGSPRSNTLYGAPGNLDTLLEELREIKDGQSHLEDSMEDLKTQLQRDYTYMTQCLQEERYRYERLEEQLNDLTELHQNEMTNLKQELASMEEKVAYQSYERARDIQEAVESCLTRVTKLELQQQQQQVVQLEGVENANARALLGKFINVILALMAVLLVFVSTIANFITPLMKTRLRITSTALLLLVLFLLWKHWDSLTYLLEHVLLPS, encoded by the exons atgagctaccTCTGCCTGGctgag GGTGACAAGGGAGATCTTGTGGCCCTGAGCCTCCCCTCTGGCCCTGGCCATGGTGACACTGATGGACCCATCAGCCTGGATGTGCCAGATGGAGCGCCAGACCCCCAGCGGACTAAGGCTGCCATTGACCACCTGCACCAAAAGATCCTGAAGATCACTGAGCAGATCAAGATCGAGCAGGAGGCGCGGGATGATAACGTGGCTGAGTACCTGAAGCTGGCCAACAATGCGGACAAGCAGCAGGTGTCGCGCATCAAGCAGGTGTTTGAAAAGAAGAACCAGAAGTCAGCCCAGACCATCGCCCAGCTGCACAAGAAACTGGAGCAGTACCGTCGGCGCCTGAAGGAGATCGAGCAGAATGGGCCCTCGAGGCAGCCCAAGGATGTGCTACGTGATATGCAGCAAGGGCTGAAGGATGTAGGCGCCAACATGCGTGCCGGCATCAGTGGCTTCGGGGGTGGCGTGGTGGAGGGCGTCAAGGGCAGTCTCTCTGGCCTCTCGCAAGCCACCCACACTGCAGTGGTGTCCAAGCCCCGGGAGTTCGCCAGCCTCATTCGCAACAAGTTCGGCAGTGCGGACAACATCGCCCACCTCAAGGACCCTATGGAAGATGGACCCCCTGAAGAGGCAGCCCGGGCGCTGAGTGGCAGTGCCACATTGGTTTCCAGCCCCAAGTACGGCAGTGACGATGAATGCTCGAGTGCCAGTGCCAGCTCAGCTGGAGCAGGCAGCAACTCCGGGGCTGGGCCAGCAGGCGCACTGGGGAGCCCTAGATCCAACACTCTTTATGGTGCCCCTGGAAATCTGGACACTCTGCTGGAGGAGCTTAGGGAGATAAAGGATGGCCAGTCACACCTGGAGGACTCCATGGAGGACTTGAAGACTCAGCTGCAGAGGGACTACACTTACATGACCCAGTGCCTGCAAGAAGAGCGCTACAG GTATGAGAGGCTGGAGGAGCAGCTGAACGACCTGACTGAGCTTCACCAGAATGAGATGACCAACCTAAAGCAGGAGCTTGCCAGCATGGAGGAGAAGGTGGCCTACCAGTCCTACGAGAGGGCCCGGGATATTCAG GAGGCCGTGGAGTCTTGCCTGACCCGTGTCACCAAGCtggagctgcagcagcagcagcagcaggtggtGCAGTTAGAAGGTGTAGAGAACGCCAACGCGCGCGCTCTGCTGGGCAAGTTCATCAACGTGATCCTGGCACTCATGGCAGTGCTGCTGGTGTTTGTGTCCACCATTGCCAACTTCATCACGCCCCTCATGAAGACGCGCCTCCGTATCACCAGCACCGCCCTCCTGCTCCTCGTCCTCTTCCTACTCTGGAAGCACTGGGACTCGCTCACCTACCTCCTGGAGCATGTGCTGCTGCCCAGCTGA